A genomic segment from Methanomassiliicoccales archaeon encodes:
- the ileS gene encoding isoleucine--tRNA ligase translates to MIKQVQANYNPVELERKVREYWQKTDAYRKTKELRSSCPNFYFVDGPPYTTGAIHLGTSWNKTLKDTYIRFKRMQRFNVRDQPGYDMHGLPIEVKVEQSIGVKTKKEIEAYGIDRFVSTCKSFALEFQKRMTEQFKELGVWMDWDNPYLTITSSYIEAAWWTLKRAYDKGLLAPSNRVLSWCPRCETALAEAEIEYRDEKDPSIYVRFPLKEEEGTYLLIWTTTPWTLPANLAVAAHPDFRYAKVRYIGANGSEIVIVLESLVEQIGTMGGYDGYEILDLIEGDDLIGVEYIPPFYNDVEYQRQITGKWVHKVIPSNTVAAENTGLVHIAPGHGPEDFEMGKEFGLEPFCPVDESGRFTKELPPRYAGMSVKEANKQIIEELKNRNLIYSVGTIVHRYGHCWRCDSGIIYRNTTQWFLKITQIKKLMLEEIDKIHWVPDWAGSSREYDWTMNARDWCISRQRYWGIPLPVWTCKCGESKVIGSISELEKGEGFRKEMELHRPWIDAITFKCESCGGQMKRVPDVLDVWFDSGVATWAQLGFPRSRVEFDRWWPCKWITEAHDQTRGWFYSQLAAGCIAFDRAPYETVLMHGWVLDPNGQPMSKSRGNVIEPEKVIKDYGADALRFYLMRTNAPWEDISFQWDGVKNARKTLNILWNVVNFATTYMSIDAFDPKAISFDSVNHALRPEDRWMISRTEKMKNEVGKYLNSLELHKACRVIEDFILEDLSRWYIRLIRDRTWSEKGDADKLAAYKVLYESLMDLTKILAPFCPHISEEIYQHLDGSLETVHMLDWPIADTTKLDERLEQGMVKIQELVEIINKERQTRGIKLRWPLKRIIIRASNSENLELMKQLEPIIRSQANVKKIEYVPPGQEWSEIILIAEPNPNAIGKVYRQWSSKIAVLLKSRPAKQIRDCIEKGSYSLGIEGQMIKIEPNMVSFKSVLPSNVVSATFSGGELYIDFEITQDIEAEGFARELIRRIQQTRKDIKLDVEEYIKAEVHAPAKLVEYFKIWKGHIMNETRCRQMEFVDSVKGDIVTSWEIEGEKIQVGITSLHFKQAIEDLMQITGLSQEGALALVESGYRTRNDLKQLNEDQLNNITTLPKSDVKKIVHYFERKEAPTPTSTIASTETMTKADLIPYLLRIPRMNEVKAELLYETGYNTIEKLKNATKEDLRKVKGLGEKTIEEILFYAKSGGFDKTINCINCGAPVPPNKITCGSCGKKVNVQTHAEEVSVEPSEISTASDIELEKSFTYLIKEEKAERSYQLFEKALSKGMKGFCVTRNYPLKIKSKYNLGDTPILWLSNVGKESSIRPKDLEKLSVSLEQFLAQSEGGIILLDGLEYLITNNNFLTVLRLVQSLRDQVAINRSILMLVLNPSTLDAHELNLLEKEVDATL, encoded by the coding sequence ATGATAAAGCAGGTCCAAGCGAATTACAATCCTGTAGAGCTAGAGAGAAAGGTGCGAGAATACTGGCAAAAAACTGATGCCTATCGCAAAACTAAAGAGCTGCGCTCATCTTGTCCGAATTTCTACTTTGTTGACGGACCACCTTATACTACAGGGGCTATACATTTAGGTACTTCATGGAATAAAACGCTCAAGGACACTTACATTCGTTTTAAAAGGATGCAGAGATTCAATGTCCGAGACCAACCAGGCTATGATATGCATGGTCTGCCTATTGAGGTAAAAGTAGAGCAAAGTATTGGTGTTAAGACAAAGAAGGAGATCGAAGCTTATGGTATAGATCGTTTCGTCTCTACATGCAAATCATTCGCCTTAGAGTTCCAAAAACGCATGACGGAACAGTTCAAGGAGCTGGGCGTATGGATGGATTGGGATAATCCATACTTGACCATAACCAGTTCTTATATCGAGGCTGCATGGTGGACCCTTAAGCGAGCGTATGATAAAGGTCTTCTCGCGCCATCAAATAGGGTTTTATCTTGGTGCCCACGCTGCGAAACGGCTTTAGCTGAGGCAGAAATCGAATATAGGGATGAGAAAGATCCTTCCATTTATGTACGATTTCCTTTGAAAGAGGAAGAGGGGACATACCTTCTCATCTGGACTACAACTCCATGGACCCTTCCCGCAAACCTTGCAGTTGCAGCCCACCCAGATTTTCGTTACGCTAAAGTGAGATACATCGGAGCTAATGGCAGTGAAATTGTAATCGTTCTCGAATCTTTAGTAGAGCAGATTGGAACAATGGGGGGGTACGATGGTTATGAAATTTTAGATCTCATAGAAGGCGATGATCTAATTGGCGTGGAGTACATCCCCCCTTTTTATAATGATGTGGAATATCAACGCCAAATTACTGGGAAATGGGTCCATAAGGTAATTCCATCGAATACAGTTGCAGCTGAGAATACAGGCTTGGTTCACATCGCACCGGGTCATGGTCCCGAGGATTTCGAGATGGGAAAGGAGTTCGGGCTAGAACCTTTTTGCCCAGTGGATGAAAGTGGGCGTTTTACTAAGGAACTCCCTCCGAGATATGCTGGAATGAGTGTAAAGGAAGCGAATAAGCAAATTATTGAGGAATTGAAGAATCGAAATCTCATCTACTCAGTCGGGACTATTGTTCATCGTTATGGTCATTGTTGGCGCTGTGATTCTGGTATAATCTATCGTAACACTACTCAATGGTTTCTTAAAATAACACAGATCAAAAAATTGATGTTGGAGGAAATCGACAAGATACATTGGGTTCCAGATTGGGCTGGGTCTTCTCGGGAATATGATTGGACCATGAACGCCCGAGATTGGTGTATATCGCGACAGCGTTACTGGGGTATACCTCTTCCCGTATGGACTTGTAAATGTGGAGAATCAAAAGTTATCGGCTCAATTTCTGAATTGGAGAAGGGCGAAGGTTTCCGCAAAGAGATGGAGTTACACCGGCCTTGGATAGATGCAATAACTTTCAAATGTGAAAGTTGTGGCGGCCAAATGAAAAGAGTGCCAGACGTGCTTGATGTCTGGTTCGATTCGGGTGTGGCTACGTGGGCACAGCTTGGGTTCCCTCGCAGCAGGGTTGAGTTCGACCGCTGGTGGCCTTGCAAATGGATAACAGAGGCTCACGACCAGACTAGAGGATGGTTTTATTCCCAGCTTGCTGCTGGATGCATTGCTTTTGATCGTGCCCCTTATGAGACAGTGTTAATGCATGGTTGGGTATTGGACCCTAATGGTCAGCCGATGTCTAAATCTCGAGGAAACGTCATAGAGCCAGAAAAAGTGATTAAGGACTATGGAGCTGATGCGTTGCGCTTCTATTTAATGCGTACTAATGCACCTTGGGAAGATATCTCATTTCAATGGGATGGGGTAAAGAATGCACGAAAGACGCTGAATATCCTTTGGAATGTCGTAAATTTCGCTACTACTTATATGAGTATAGATGCTTTTGATCCCAAAGCAATAAGTTTTGATTCCGTAAATCATGCCCTTCGACCCGAAGATCGATGGATGATATCCCGTACAGAAAAAATGAAGAATGAAGTCGGAAAATATCTCAACTCTCTCGAATTGCACAAAGCCTGTCGGGTAATTGAGGATTTCATATTAGAGGATCTATCACGTTGGTACATCAGATTAATCCGCGATCGAACTTGGTCTGAAAAGGGGGATGCGGATAAACTAGCGGCATACAAGGTCCTTTATGAATCTTTGATGGATTTAACTAAAATACTGGCTCCATTTTGCCCCCATATCAGTGAAGAAATATACCAACATTTAGATGGTTCATTGGAAACAGTGCACATGTTAGATTGGCCTATCGCCGACACCACTAAGTTGGATGAGAGACTAGAACAGGGCATGGTAAAGATTCAGGAGCTTGTTGAGATTATTAATAAAGAAAGACAGACTCGCGGTATTAAATTGCGTTGGCCCCTGAAGAGAATAATCATTCGCGCATCCAATAGTGAAAATTTAGAACTAATGAAGCAATTAGAGCCAATAATCCGATCACAAGCTAATGTTAAAAAGATAGAATACGTCCCACCAGGGCAGGAATGGTCAGAAATCATACTTATCGCTGAACCTAATCCCAACGCTATTGGTAAGGTCTATAGGCAGTGGAGTTCAAAGATAGCTGTACTGTTAAAATCGCGACCTGCCAAACAGATCCGCGATTGTATTGAGAAAGGTTCCTACTCGCTTGGTATAGAAGGTCAAATGATTAAAATCGAACCAAATATGGTGAGTTTCAAAAGTGTTCTGCCATCTAACGTGGTGAGTGCGACCTTCAGTGGTGGAGAATTATACATTGATTTTGAGATTACACAAGACATTGAGGCAGAAGGTTTCGCTAGGGAGCTGATCAGGCGTATCCAGCAGACACGAAAAGATATCAAGTTAGACGTAGAGGAATACATTAAAGCTGAGGTCCATGCCCCTGCCAAGTTAGTTGAATATTTCAAAATTTGGAAAGGCCATATAATGAACGAAACGCGATGCCGCCAAATGGAATTTGTAGATTCGGTCAAGGGAGATATTGTTACATCCTGGGAAATTGAAGGAGAGAAAATCCAAGTAGGTATCACCTCTCTTCATTTCAAGCAGGCTATAGAAGATCTTATGCAAATAACTGGCCTATCACAGGAAGGGGCTTTAGCACTTGTAGAATCAGGATACCGGACACGGAATGATCTGAAACAGTTAAATGAAGATCAGCTTAACAATATCACAACCCTGCCTAAGTCCGATGTTAAGAAGATCGTTCATTATTTTGAAAGGAAAGAAGCTCCGACACCAACCTCAACTATTGCATCAACAGAAACCATGACGAAGGCCGACCTTATTCCATATCTTTTACGTATACCCCGAATGAATGAAGTCAAAGCAGAACTACTCTATGAAACAGGATATAATACAATAGAAAAATTAAAAAATGCAACCAAAGAAGACTTGCGTAAAGTCAAGGGATTGGGAGAGAAAACTATCGAAGAAATATTATTTTATGCAAAATCGGGAGGATTTGATAAGACTATAAATTGCATTAATTGTGGTGCCCCTGTTCCTCCGAATAAAATTACATGTGGGTCTTGTGGTAAGAAAGTGAACGTACAGACACATGCTGAAGAAGTATCTGTTGAACCTTCCGAAATTTCAACCGCCTCGGATATCGAATTGGAAAAATCTTTCACATATCTCATAAAGGAAGAGAAGGCAGAACGCTCTTACCAGCTTTTCGAAAAAGCTTTGAGTAAAGGAATGAAGGGCTTTTGTGTTACGAGGAATTATCCACTAAAAATTAAATCTAAATATAATTTAGGAGACACTCCTATTCTTTGGCTGAGTAATGTCGGTAAAGAATCTAGCATTCGTCCAAAAGACTTAGAAAAATTATCGGTTTCCTTAGAGCAATTCCTAGCTCAGTCTGAAGGAGGAATTATTCTTCTTGATGGCTTAGAATATCTAATAACCAATAACAACTTCCTGACCGTCCTGAGATTAGTTCAATCGTTACGCGATCAGGTCGCTATCAATCGCTCCATTCTCATGTTAGTTCTGAACCCCTCCACCTTGGACGCTCACGAGCTGAACCTGCTTGAGAAAGAGGTAGATGCCACCCTTTGA